From the genome of Acropora palmata chromosome 8, jaAcrPala1.3, whole genome shotgun sequence:
CTTTTCAATCAGCTCTGGTTTTGGTTAAAAACGAACGGTAGCCTCCGCCGTCGTTTTCGCTGTTCGCGTACGACTTTGACACCCATAACAATCAATATTGGATCAGCATGTGCACTGAACTCTAAGAGACTGACTGTTTGTAATATACGTGCCACTGTAACAATACACTTTTGCTACTTAAACTGTAAACATTGTCAGTCAATTGGTAAACGAGTCGTTTACCACTTACCTTCTTATTTCTGCAACCATGTCTCTGTATTTATATTCCCATGCGTACATTTTAACGATTCGAATTCCGGAAACGATTTCTTTCATGATCTCTAATCGTTTGTCTGTTTGCGTGGCTGCTTTCTTTCGAACAGCACCGGCCTTACGGGCTCCTAGGGCTTCGAgaacagagagaaaaaggAAGACACAGACGCCAATCAAAGCTTGCCAGGCAACCAGGTACCACACTAGAGCGAGAGACAAAAGGATGTCCAAGGCAACAAACGAGAACGCGAAACCGCCATATCCCATTCGCACGATTGCCTGCGCATCGTTGGAAACAAGGTTGATGGTGTTCTCCGAAACGCTGTCTTCCAAGATGCATCTATTAAGACAGAGAATCTGCAAGGAATAAAAGACAAGATTGTGACACTTGGTTGCAGTAGTTTTAAAATGGCGCAAAAACTTATTACTTTGGCCGATAACAAAAGATGGAATCAATCGATACAGCCAACCTATTTGCGAAGATATTCTTGCCTATTAATCAGAAATATCTTTCGCGCAAATAAGTTCGTATATAGTGCAGAAATTGTCCTACCTTTTTGTAGACCATCCCAATAAGTGCAGCATTGAGCTTGACGGCAAtcattttggcgcgaaaatatccCTGACTCAGAAGAAGTGAGCGGGAAGTAGAAGCcagtgaaatgaaaatcaCAGTTGGCAAAGTGGTCTTGTATCTAGTACTCTGCTCTGTAGAAATGCCTTTCAAAAAGAACCAAAGAAACACAGGGAGCAAGTTAAACGCAAGAGAATACAACATCCTCAGAATGATTACAGTGATGTAGTCTTTGAAGGAAATAATCCGCATCATGGCCTTCCACAGGCGAGGCCTGCTGCCGTTTTGGGCGGACGCTCTTTCCTCGTCGATCCACTCTCGTTCCAAATCCGCAACCAGTTTCTCTGCCTGAAATGGCGCCTCTAATGGAAACAAGTGCTTTTCCTCCAGTGGCTGTTGGCTTCCGATTTTAAGAGTATCACTCATCCAAGAAAATGTCAAGCGAGAAAAGAAACTCGCTGTCTCTCTTGGATTTTGACTTGAAACACTCTCCATCGCTCGCTCAACAACTCTGTTTTTCTTCGCGTCCACTTGCGCCTGAAAGAGAAACTCAAATAATTTATACGTGAACTCAgttaagaaattgaaaattttgtgcAATTTGTAAGCTTATGGCGCCGTGTATGAATCAACAATTGAAACAACCACAAGAAGGTATGTGGAAGCGACTGCGTGGACGGAGGTGGAGCCCCGCGCACGTGTATTGACCCCCGCGCGTGTGTTCTTCGCCCGCTTCACAATCATTACACAGCAGGAAACAACTGGTCCAGAGAGCCGTCATCGCTTTTAATCGGTCACACTTGACAACTGATATCACAATATTCTCCACAGGAAATTGCAGTTGTTAACTTCACTGCCACATTCATTGTCCCATTTGGAGAGCATGATCAAAATTCTGACAGCTCCAAATGACACGTCTGTCTGAATAGCATTCAAGCAAATTAGACGGCAAATTTTTTATTGCGACAGGCACAATTTAGAAATCATTTGATGAAGGAGACGATTTAAAGTGATTCGGTTTGCATTCAAAGCACGGGATTTAGGCCGCTTACAGCCCAGAAATGTTTAAATgcacaattatttattatcattgtatATATTTCTATAGCAAAACAATCCATGTTCGCTTTATTCAGGTCTTCGTTTGGGGAATCACATGAATTTCTATGCCCATCGTGTTATTTTTTCGATGTTCAAGTTGtcttttgtgatgtttgtTACCGCGTCGTTGTAGGCAGAGAAGTTTTGTGAAACCGTTTCTCATTTCCTTGTCCCTGAGCGCGTATATGAACGGGTTGACAGCACTGTTAAGATAATGCAGCCATTTCACCATTCGAACCATTGTGATCTGGTCGTCTCCTTTTGGAAGACACTTTGTACGAAAATGCGCCAGCAATGAGACCACAAAGAAGGGCAGCCACGCCATTAGAAACAGCATCGTTACCAAGCTAACAGTCATCGCTACTTTTCGTTCTTCGCGAACTTTGTTTCGAAGCGATTCCTCCGTACGGTCTGTCGGTGTTCGATCGATAAGTGCTCGGGCGGTTCGAAAAATTCCCGTATAAACAGTTAGCATCAAGACCGACGGAATGACAAAACCGACGGTGAAAATTGTGACAGTGGCCACTCCTTTGAATTGAAGAGAGGTGAGTAACCAGAAAAAACCAGTGAACAGAGCGGCTGTTAGCCAGGCTGCAATCAGCATACATTTGTACACACTAGGTGATAACGCCTCGTACACAAATGGCCTAGTGATTGACAAGCTCCTCTCGACTGAAATTGCAGTGAGATGAAAAATGGACGCCAGTGCACTGAACCTGTCGAAACTGCCGAAGAGATCAACAAGCCCACGCAAGTTTTCCTGATGGTTAACAAACGTAAGATATACCCAGGTCGGTACGGAAACAGCACCTACAATAAAGTCAGTCACAGCAAGACTTGCGATAAACATATTTGTTTGCGTCTGCAGGCGACGGTTTTTTCCATATGCAAAGATCACCAAAACATTTCCCGCTAATATGAAGAAGGCTAATATCGACGAAAATGCGATATAAACATATGCTGACGAGCGGTTGAGTTCTAGTGAGGACGAATTTGTCGCGttcatttatatttttcacTTCACGCCGCTGTTTGCTCTCAGTTTTCAAACACGCGGATGAACTTCTTGATTTTCGATCCAACGTAAGTTTTCAAGTGGTGCATTCCTCATGCTTCGTCTTGAATGATTTCCATGAAATCATGATCACTATTTAGGAAACATTCAACTAAACATCCTTAGTTCATTAGCTTAAAACATCGCCTCTCTCGTCACGTTTTTCTAGTTgttgaaatttgcatttaagtTTGCATTAGAAGCAGGGAGATTATGTTTCTTGCTTTTCCTCCAAAGCCTACGGAGAGACATTTATCATGAGCCAACCACTGTAGATAGGTCCGAAGTGTCCGCTTTTATGTTCTTTCTCAGTGATTTGCTAATGTTATATAATCATCTTTCGTTGCTGAAGCCAAGTTTTACAAAGTCTGAGGTGGCACTGAGCTAAACTTATCCATCACATTGATCCAATAGAAATCGGGAAATGATACCATGACAGCTCTGCTAACAATTTCTCTTTAAATTGCCTGCCATTAATTTACCAAATCGGCGAAAATCGTTGGTCCATCTGCTAAGCTACTTTTATCCGCTCTCATCTCCTTTTCATATTAATGATTGACCCAAGTAAATTTGAACGTGAaacctttgtttttgctgccACTGAATAAACTTCGAAACAGAAAACCAGGTATTCTCCCTCTTTTCAGCACCTATTTCGTCCTAATTTCGAGAGTTTCGCTTATTAAATCCGCCGaagaacattttttgttttgtttctcgtATTTAAGAGTAGAGTCTTGAAGATGGATCTTTTTTTTACCATTGGTACAAATATTTACTGTAcctataagaaaaaaaaatggaaatttaaGGCTTCGTGGCTTTTGTTTGGTTTCAAACGAATCGCATATCGCTCACATTATCAACTGATCACCGTAAAATATCTTATCCGACCATTATCGTATACATGAATTGCCGGAAAACATTAAGCAATCTTTAAAAGCCGTCGAACTGGGAAAGAATTCTTAcagaaaaatgcatttttttacaAACTAGCGTCTACGTACTCAGTGaagtaagcaaaaataatGAAGATGTGCCGCAAATTCAATTCATCAAATTGTACGCTTTCAAATATGATTGAGTCCGGCAATAAATCATGATCGATTGAAATGTTCTTCTGATTATGTCCAGGATCAGCGCGGAAAGATCTGGAAATAAAGCACTTCatgataaatcagagctcaaTGCCAATGATAAACATCGACCGGCATCGCatgcaaaataaagaaatctCACCGAAGAATCACCATAAACAGCTTATCTTATACATTCTTTTGGAGAGACGTTTTCGTGTTTTGCGAAGAAGCAGCATAGAGCCAGGGAAAAGGTTTATTCATCCtcaatttcaaattgaatTCAAGATATAGTTTTCCCGAAATTCAGTCAAGTCGTCGGATGGTGGTTTTTTATTTGCTATTGGGCAAAGTGTGCTAATATTTAAGTAGCCTGTGAAAACAATTCAGTTGTAAAAATCCTTTTGACAATGTGCCGAAATTAGCATCTACTCTAATATTCTCTACGTGTTTGGGATCAAGCCGGAATCACGAATgattaaaaatagaaaagaaaaagacgaaCTTGGAATAAGTGAATGTGTCAGGCACCCATACCCTTACGCGAAAGGCCAAGATACGTTAGGTTGAAGAGTTTTCGCGAGTTTTAGAACCGTAATGCTGAAAGCGGAAGCAAGAAAGGTTAAGGTTGCTACGGATTGCTTGATAAGTCAGTATCTCCTTCTATGACGAGCTTTATCAGTTAAGTGAAATCTCCACTTTTCTGCTATTTGCAACAGTACCTGATCGCTCTTAAAAAGATTTCTCTCAAGATTATAATATCGATAAAGCCTCTTACCTTTCGGTTAGTCTCTGAATCTTACTATATTCGTTATCTTCTTGAATTTGATCTCCAAAGTTAAAGTGACATAGTTTCCAGCTCCAAGTTTCAACTTGTAAAATGTACGTATCTGTGAATTtggcaataatattaattcCAATGGGAGTGGTTGATTATTTTGTTGTACGACATATTGTTACAAACTATTTATCAGCAGTTTAGCTATTTGCAAAAAGTTATTCTCTTATTATTTTGGTGACAAATAATGCAAAGTTCAGCAA
Proteins encoded in this window:
- the LOC141888838 gene encoding beta-4C adrenergic receptor-like, translated to MNATNSSSLELNRSSAYVYIAFSSILAFFILAGNVLVIFAYGKNRRLQTQTNMFIASLAVTDFIVGAVSVPTWVYLTFVNHQENLRGLVDLFGSFDRFSALASIFHLTAISVERSLSITRPFVYEALSPSVYKCMLIAAWLTAALFTGFFWLLTSLQFKGVATVTIFTVGFVIPSVLMLTVYTGIFRTARALIDRTPTDRTEESLRNKVREERKVAMTVSLVTMLFLMAWLPFFVVSLLAHFRTKCLPKGDDQITMVRMVKWLHYLNSAVNPFIYALRDKEMRNGFTKLLCLQRRGNKHHKRQLEHRKNNTMGIEIHVIPQTKT